The following proteins are co-located in the Planococcus plakortidis genome:
- a CDS encoding GAF domain-containing protein — protein sequence MNDKQRMSTHDSLKAVSYKLFQVISDELGVNTAYVTQRGPTAMKVLSSFNKDHYIIPEGYAVDYDGTYCRLIIQSDQEAMHTNNLGSFTLTKDLDVTEELEVKGFLGVTLRDFYGEVFGTLCVMDKEEKDFTDNDIHFLKQMAEVLSYVIHLDTTLGDIELLSVPIIPIKKGLAILSLQGNINESRSQKIMEDTLHYAADKGIHSFIIDLSQLMLLENQFPDVLKNLVSGLNVMGVQVMMTGLPPWLVQKPGVSEHLSQLKTEYVADIESALNKIGYKLEK from the coding sequence ATGAACGACAAACAAAGAATGTCTACACACGATTCATTGAAAGCCGTTTCCTACAAGCTGTTTCAAGTAATCAGTGATGAACTCGGCGTCAACACCGCTTACGTGACACAGCGCGGCCCGACCGCGATGAAAGTACTCAGTTCATTCAATAAAGACCATTATATTATTCCTGAAGGATACGCTGTGGATTACGACGGCACGTATTGCCGCTTGATCATTCAAAGCGACCAGGAAGCGATGCATACAAATAATCTTGGCTCATTCACCTTAACAAAAGACCTGGATGTGACCGAGGAACTCGAAGTGAAAGGCTTTCTCGGCGTAACGCTGCGCGATTTCTACGGCGAAGTGTTCGGCACTTTATGCGTCATGGACAAAGAAGAAAAAGATTTTACCGATAACGACATCCACTTCCTTAAGCAAATGGCGGAAGTGCTGTCTTATGTCATTCATTTGGATACTACCTTAGGAGACATCGAGTTGCTGAGCGTGCCGATCATCCCGATCAAAAAGGGCTTGGCAATCCTGTCACTGCAAGGGAATATCAATGAATCACGTTCCCAGAAAATCATGGAAGACACTTTGCATTATGCGGCCGATAAAGGCATCCATTCGTTTATCATCGACTTGTCGCAATTGATGCTCTTGGAAAACCAGTTCCCGGACGTCTTGAAGAATTTGGTATCAGGCTTAAATGTCATGGGCGTACAAGTCATGATGACCGGCCTTCCGCCTTGGCTCGTGCAAAAGCCAGGCGTCAGCGAACACTTATCACAGTTGAAAACCGAGTATGTCGCCGACATTGAATCGGCGTTGAATAAAATCGGCTATAAGCTGGAAAAATAA
- a CDS encoding aldo/keto reductase, with protein MENLQATVTLNNGSEMPWLGLGVFRVENGPEATEAVKTAIVNGYRSIDTAAIYGNEESVGEGIQQGIEEAGIAREDLFITSKLWNKDFGYESGIEAYGTSLKKLGLEYLDLYLLHWPVEGKYKEAWKALEHLYMDGQVKAIGVSNFQIHHLEDLMTGADIKPVVNQIEYHPRLTQEKLLAFCRENDIQAESWSPLMAGEALEQPELKEIAAKYNKSVAQVILRWNLQNGVVTIPKSTNEGRIVENSQVFDFELTEEDMQQISALNEDRRVGPDPDNFDF; from the coding sequence ATGGAAAACCTGCAAGCGACTGTCACGTTAAATAATGGAAGCGAAATGCCATGGCTCGGCCTTGGTGTCTTTCGAGTCGAAAACGGCCCGGAAGCAACTGAAGCCGTCAAAACAGCCATCGTCAACGGCTATCGCAGCATCGATACCGCCGCCATTTACGGCAATGAGGAAAGCGTTGGGGAAGGGATCCAACAAGGAATCGAAGAGGCGGGAATCGCGAGGGAAGACTTATTCATCACCTCGAAATTATGGAATAAGGACTTCGGCTACGAGTCAGGAATCGAAGCTTACGGGACGAGCCTGAAGAAACTGGGGCTGGAGTACCTGGACTTGTATTTGCTCCATTGGCCGGTCGAAGGCAAATACAAAGAAGCATGGAAAGCACTCGAGCATCTCTATATGGACGGGCAAGTCAAAGCGATCGGCGTCAGCAATTTCCAGATCCATCATTTAGAAGATTTGATGACAGGCGCGGACATCAAACCGGTCGTCAACCAAATCGAGTATCATCCGCGTTTGACGCAAGAGAAGTTGCTTGCATTCTGCCGCGAAAACGACATCCAGGCGGAATCCTGGTCGCCGCTCATGGCAGGTGAAGCACTCGAACAGCCGGAGCTGAAAGAAATCGCAGCGAAATACAATAAATCGGTCGCTCAAGTCATTTTGCGCTGGAATCTGCAAAACGGCGTCGTGACCATTCCAAAGTCGACCAATGAAGGGCGCATCGTGGAAAATTCACAAGTGTTCGATTTTGAATTGACGGAGGAAGACATGCAGCAGATTTCGGCATTAAACGAAGACCGCCGCGTCGGCCCAGATCCGGATAACTTCGATTTTTAA
- a CDS encoding TrkH family potassium uptake protein, translating into MNKSYLLKKIHISPPQVLSITFLVTILFGAGLLYLPISTISPISFLDALFTATSATTVTGLAVLSTGNDFTLFGQTVIIVLMQIGGLGLMTFAVLIVMLLGKKIGLKGRILIQQSFNQYSLGGMIRLVRIILVFTIVIEGIAAVFLAVRWVPEYGWGFGLFTSAFHAVSAFNNAGFSLWDDSLSAYAGDPAVNIIITLLFITGGIGFTVLYDMWGAKEFRHLSLHSKIMLTGTLAVNLFAMLFLFVSEYGNMETLGSMPLGDKLWASYFQAVTPRTAGFNSIDIGSMETGSIVLISLLMFIGAGSASTGSGIKLTTFLVIILVTASYLNGKKEAVIFNRAIPSHLLERSLAIVFISMTAIFTGILILSYTENAPFEWIVFEAFSAFGTVGLSMGLTGELSNIGKFVIMVLMFIGRVGPVTLAFALARQHREPIRHPKGDIFTG; encoded by the coding sequence ATGAACAAATCCTATCTATTGAAAAAAATCCATATATCTCCGCCGCAAGTGCTATCCATCACCTTTCTGGTAACCATTCTTTTCGGGGCTGGCTTGCTGTACCTGCCTATATCAACCATCTCCCCGATTTCTTTTTTGGATGCGTTATTTACCGCCACTTCCGCGACCACGGTGACAGGCCTTGCCGTTCTCAGTACGGGAAACGATTTTACACTGTTCGGCCAAACCGTCATCATTGTGCTCATGCAGATCGGCGGGCTTGGCTTGATGACGTTCGCCGTATTGATCGTCATGCTGCTCGGGAAAAAGATCGGCCTGAAGGGGCGGATCTTGATCCAGCAATCGTTCAACCAGTACTCACTCGGCGGCATGATCCGCCTCGTGCGCATCATTCTTGTTTTCACTATCGTGATTGAAGGGATCGCTGCCGTTTTCCTGGCCGTTCGCTGGGTACCGGAATACGGCTGGGGATTCGGGTTGTTCACTAGCGCATTTCACGCCGTTTCCGCTTTCAATAACGCCGGATTCTCGCTATGGGATGATTCCTTGAGTGCTTATGCCGGAGACCCTGCCGTCAATATCATCATCACCTTGCTATTCATCACAGGCGGCATCGGATTCACGGTCCTCTACGATATGTGGGGCGCCAAGGAATTCCGGCACTTGTCGCTGCATTCGAAAATCATGCTGACCGGGACACTCGCGGTCAACCTTTTCGCCATGCTGTTTCTGTTCGTGTCGGAGTATGGGAATATGGAGACGCTCGGTTCGATGCCGCTCGGCGACAAGTTATGGGCTTCTTATTTCCAGGCCGTTACACCGCGTACTGCAGGATTCAATTCCATCGATATCGGCAGCATGGAGACCGGCTCGATTGTACTCATTTCCCTCTTGATGTTTATTGGGGCAGGCAGTGCATCGACAGGGAGCGGCATCAAGCTCACGACTTTTTTGGTCATCATCTTAGTGACCGCTTCCTATCTGAATGGAAAAAAAGAAGCCGTCATTTTCAACCGCGCAATCCCTTCCCACTTATTGGAACGCTCGCTTGCGATCGTGTTCATCAGCATGACTGCCATCTTTACCGGCATTTTGATCTTAAGCTATACGGAAAACGCGCCTTTCGAATGGATCGTTTTCGAAGCGTTCTCGGCGTTTGGGACGGTCGGATTATCGATGGGCTTGACCGGTGAGCTTTCCAACATCGGCAAATTCGTCATTATGGTTTTGATGTTCATCGGCCGCGTGGGCCCTGTCACCTTGGCTTTCGCCTTGGCGCGCCAGCATCGGGAGCCGATCCGCCATCCGAAAGGCGATATCTTTACAGGATGA
- a CDS encoding dihydrofolate reductase family protein, which translates to MAKACFGMIVSLDGFINDGAGKLDKLYESFEPNEEINEVMAKTGAVVMGRRTYDMTDDSDAYADDYEFQVPIFVLTHHPPAKHPKENDDLSITFVTEGIETAVRKARAAAGEKDVVILGADIGQQALRANLVDELQIAIAPLLLGTGTRMFEHLEDMEIHLEKIRTMESRRQVEIHYKVIKPS; encoded by the coding sequence ATGGCAAAGGCCTGTTTTGGAATGATTGTCTCACTCGACGGATTCATCAATGATGGCGCTGGGAAGCTCGACAAGCTATACGAAAGTTTCGAACCCAATGAGGAAATCAATGAAGTGATGGCGAAGACCGGGGCGGTGGTGATGGGCCGCCGCACTTATGACATGACTGACGACTCGGATGCCTATGCCGATGATTATGAATTCCAAGTGCCGATTTTTGTTTTGACGCATCATCCGCCGGCTAAGCATCCAAAAGAAAACGACGACTTGAGCATCACGTTTGTGACGGAAGGCATCGAAACCGCAGTCCGTAAAGCAAGAGCTGCTGCCGGAGAAAAGGATGTGGTCATACTTGGCGCCGATATCGGCCAGCAGGCATTACGAGCAAATCTGGTGGACGAGTTGCAGATCGCCATCGCCCCGCTGCTGCTTGGGACGGGCACGCGCATGTTCGAACACCTGGAAGATATGGAAATCCACTTGGAAAAAATCCGGACGATGGAGTCAAGACGGCAAGTGGAAATACATTACAAAGTAATCAAGCCGTCGTAA
- a CDS encoding potassium channel family protein, translating into MKKQFIVIGLGRFGSSICKELFKLGHEVMAIDSSPERVDLMRKFSSHAAVANATDEASLRELGVRNFEHAVVAIGENMQTSVLCTLMLKEIGVPLVWVKAKDLQHQMILEKVGADRVIQPENEMGIRIAHHMDSDKVVDYIDLSEDYSIVELVASEKLMDQSLLELDIRAKYQCTILAIKRGDEVNVAPMPDDQVKLDDVLVAMGHRNDLKRFEEKGI; encoded by the coding sequence GTGAAAAAGCAATTTATCGTAATCGGCCTGGGCCGGTTCGGCAGCAGCATCTGCAAGGAGCTTTTCAAGCTCGGGCATGAGGTCATGGCGATCGATTCCTCCCCGGAGCGTGTCGACCTGATGCGCAAATTCTCTTCCCATGCCGCTGTAGCGAACGCGACCGATGAAGCGAGCTTGAGGGAACTCGGGGTACGTAATTTTGAACATGCGGTCGTGGCAATTGGCGAGAATATGCAGACGAGCGTGTTGTGCACCTTGATGCTCAAGGAAATCGGCGTTCCGCTCGTATGGGTCAAAGCGAAAGACCTGCAGCATCAAATGATTCTTGAGAAAGTCGGAGCGGACCGCGTCATCCAGCCGGAAAATGAGATGGGCATCCGCATCGCCCATCACATGGATTCCGACAAGGTCGTGGATTATATCGATTTATCCGAAGACTACAGCATCGTGGAATTGGTGGCTTCCGAGAAATTGATGGACCAAAGCTTGTTGGAGCTGGACATCCGGGCGAAATACCAATGCACAATTCTTGCCATCAAACGCGGAGATGAAGTGAATGTCGCGCCGATGCCGGATGATCAAGTGAAATTGGACGATGTGCTCGTCGCCATGGGACATCGCAATGACTTGAAGCGGTTTGAGGAAAAAGGGATTTAG
- a CDS encoding RNA polymerase sigma factor: MTTDGQLLERLKFRDRTALESIYDEYYLLLWKACYRKFNDQAECERVLTEVFRQLWECPQQFSGDRRLVFYLIECTNNTMARLKRETQCQ, encoded by the coding sequence ATGACTACGGATGGGCAATTGTTGGAAAGGCTGAAGTTTCGGGACAGAACCGCTTTGGAATCGATATACGATGAATACTATTTATTGCTTTGGAAGGCCTGTTATCGGAAATTCAATGACCAAGCGGAATGCGAACGCGTCCTGACAGAAGTTTTCCGTCAGTTGTGGGAATGTCCGCAACAGTTTAGTGGAGATCGGCGATTGGTTTTTTACTTGATTGAATGCACAAACAACACAATGGCGAGGCTAAAAAGAGAAACCCAGTGCCAATAA
- a CDS encoding mechanosensitive ion channel family protein: MFDFIDIDWGNLLVEAGIIAAQVIGILIAFAIVRAVGKKLINRSFDRLTKKGDVTNGRALTLRSLSENVFSYALVFVLVATLFNIFGLSVASLIAGAGIVGLAIGFGAQGLVSDVVTGFFLLLEKQIDVNDYVTVGAIDGVVESVGLRTTQIRSFDGTLNFIPNRDITTVSNHSRGNMRALVDIGVSYDENIDEAMAVLKQVCEKIAKDNANIVEGPDVIGVQAFGASDVTLRIIAKAKSGEQWGVERELRKAIKEALDAHDIEIPFPHQVTIHKGLGNPVQS; this comes from the coding sequence TTGTTTGATTTCATTGATATTGATTGGGGAAATCTATTAGTAGAGGCGGGAATCATTGCCGCCCAGGTCATCGGGATTTTGATTGCCTTTGCGATTGTCCGGGCGGTGGGGAAAAAGCTGATCAACCGTTCGTTTGACCGCTTGACGAAAAAAGGCGATGTGACAAACGGCCGTGCATTGACGCTTCGTTCATTGTCTGAGAACGTCTTCTCCTACGCATTGGTTTTTGTGTTGGTTGCAACTTTGTTCAATATTTTCGGGCTGTCCGTTGCGAGCCTCATCGCCGGAGCGGGAATCGTCGGCCTGGCGATCGGGTTCGGCGCACAGGGCCTCGTCAGCGACGTCGTCACCGGCTTCTTCCTGTTGCTGGAGAAACAGATCGATGTCAACGATTATGTCACGGTGGGTGCCATTGACGGTGTCGTCGAATCGGTTGGGTTGCGCACGACGCAAATCCGCAGCTTTGACGGGACTTTGAATTTCATCCCGAACCGCGACATTACGACCGTCAGCAACCATTCGCGCGGAAATATGCGTGCACTCGTGGATATTGGGGTCTCGTATGATGAAAATATCGACGAAGCGATGGCCGTGCTGAAACAGGTATGCGAGAAAATCGCGAAAGACAATGCCAATATCGTCGAAGGGCCGGATGTCATCGGCGTCCAAGCGTTCGGGGCATCGGATGTGACGCTGCGCATCATCGCCAAAGCGAAAAGCGGGGAGCAATGGGGAGTCGAGCGCGAGCTGCGCAAAGCCATCAAGGAAGCGCTGGATGCCCACGATATTGAAATCCCGTTTCCGCATCAAGTCACCATCCATAAAGGGTTGGGAAATCCCGTCCAATCTTAA
- a CDS encoding SDR family oxidoreductase — protein MANIQNPRTQYTTEDFPKQYQEAPGVQNQMTPVPDCGEKTYKGSGKLEGRKALVTGGDSGIGRAAAIAYAREGADVAINYLPAEQSDADEVKQLIEAEGRKAVLIPGDLSDEAFNKEMVEKANSELGGLDILALVAGKQQAVKDIADLPTEQLEKTFQVNVYSMYWTVKAALPHLPEGASIITTSSVEGFDPSPMLLDYSATKFAIIGFTKSLSKQLADKGIRVNSVAPGPIWTALQISGGQPQENIPEFGKGTPETPIGRAGQPAELASVYVFLASIESSYVTGQIYSITGGMTTA, from the coding sequence ATGGCGAATATCCAAAACCCTAGAACGCAATATACGACGGAAGATTTTCCGAAACAATACCAGGAAGCCCCTGGCGTACAGAACCAAATGACTCCCGTGCCGGATTGCGGCGAGAAGACATATAAAGGTTCAGGCAAACTGGAAGGGCGCAAAGCGCTAGTGACCGGCGGTGATTCCGGAATCGGCCGCGCCGCTGCCATCGCTTACGCGAGAGAAGGCGCAGACGTGGCGATCAATTATTTGCCGGCGGAACAATCCGACGCGGATGAAGTGAAGCAATTGATCGAAGCGGAAGGCCGCAAAGCCGTATTGATCCCCGGCGACTTGAGCGACGAAGCGTTCAACAAGGAAATGGTGGAAAAAGCCAACAGCGAACTTGGCGGATTGGACATTTTGGCTTTGGTGGCCGGCAAACAGCAAGCCGTCAAAGACATTGCCGACCTGCCGACAGAGCAGCTGGAGAAAACATTCCAAGTCAATGTCTATTCCATGTACTGGACAGTGAAAGCGGCACTTCCTCACCTTCCGGAAGGCGCGTCGATCATCACGACAAGCTCGGTTGAAGGCTTTGACCCGAGCCCGATGCTGCTCGATTATTCCGCAACGAAATTTGCGATCATCGGCTTCACGAAATCCCTGTCCAAGCAATTGGCAGACAAAGGCATCCGTGTCAACTCGGTCGCACCAGGCCCGATCTGGACAGCGCTTCAGATTTCCGGGGGGCAGCCGCAGGAAAACATTCCTGAATTCGGCAAAGGCACACCGGAAACACCGATCGGCCGTGCAGGCCAGCCGGCAGAACTCGCTTCTGTCTATGTATTCCTGGCTTCCATCGAGTCCAGCTATGTGACAGGGCAGATCTATAGCATTACAGGCGGCATGACGACCGCTTAA
- a CDS encoding TIGR04104 family putative zinc finger protein, translating to MPICQNCHKQWSWKQTVKKMFTLDTGMICPHCGKKQLLTTQSKKRAGLLNFLTPLAMLFGVLFNFSVITIFMLIIASGITVIAAYPFLVELTEEEEPLW from the coding sequence ATGCCAATTTGCCAGAACTGCCACAAGCAATGGAGTTGGAAGCAGACGGTCAAGAAGATGTTCACTTTGGATACCGGAATGATTTGTCCGCATTGCGGGAAAAAGCAATTGCTTACCACGCAATCGAAAAAAAGAGCCGGCCTTTTAAACTTCCTGACGCCACTGGCTATGCTTTTCGGGGTTTTATTTAATTTCTCGGTCATTACGATATTCATGCTGATCATCGCCAGCGGGATCACCGTCATAGCTGCCTATCCATTTTTGGTCGAACTGACAGAGGAAGAAGAGCCGCTCTGGTAG
- a CDS encoding fructose-bisphosphatase class III yields the protein MSSKYLDLLAEKYDSEEKVATEIINLEAILNLPKGTEHFVSDLHGEYQAFQHVLRNGSGNVKVKIRDLFKGEMSEEELNEFAALVYYPEEKLSLIKSHFSSKKELREWYIGTIERLLKLVSYASSKYTRSKLRKALPKQFVYIIEELLYKTDEFTNKKDYYAKMLEQIISLGQVDKLIVGLAYTMQRLTVDHLHVVGDIYDRGPDPHKIMDTLIDYHSLDIQWGNHDVLWIGAYSGSKVCLANIIRICARYNNLDIIEDVYGINLRPLLNLAEKYYEDNPAFHPKRISGEHLTEQEQLQITKIHQAISIIQFKLESPIIKRRSCFAMEDRLLLEKVDYDRNEVTIHGKTYPLENTCFSTIDPEQPDRLLDEEQQVIDKLLFSIQHSEKLSRHMNFLMKKGKLYLQYNGNLLIHGCIPLEENGDMKQMEIEGKSYAGRELLDVFEEYTRYAFAHPEETDDFATDMVWYQWTGENSSLFGKREMTTFERYFIKDKETHKERKNPYYHLREDEDMCRKMLAEFDLDPDHGRIINGHTPVKERDGEDPIKANGKMIVIDGGFSKAYQSTTGIAGYTLLYNSYGMQLVAHQRFNSKEEVLQNGTDVLSIKRLVDEELERKKVRETNIGQELLQEIANLNSLRKHRYMH from the coding sequence ATCAGTTCAAAGTACTTGGATTTACTGGCAGAAAAATACGATAGTGAAGAAAAAGTGGCAACGGAGATCATCAACCTGGAAGCCATCTTGAATTTGCCGAAAGGGACGGAGCATTTCGTCAGCGACCTCCACGGCGAATACCAGGCGTTCCAGCATGTATTGCGCAACGGCTCCGGAAACGTCAAAGTGAAAATCAGGGATTTGTTCAAGGGTGAGATGAGTGAAGAGGAGCTGAATGAATTCGCGGCACTCGTCTATTACCCGGAAGAGAAATTGAGCCTGATCAAAAGCCATTTCAGCAGCAAGAAAGAATTGAGGGAATGGTATATCGGCACGATCGAGCGGCTGCTCAAACTGGTGTCCTACGCTTCATCCAAATACACGCGCTCGAAATTGCGCAAAGCCTTGCCGAAGCAATTCGTCTACATCATCGAAGAACTCCTGTACAAGACGGACGAGTTCACCAACAAGAAGGATTATTACGCGAAAATGCTCGAGCAGATCATTTCCCTGGGGCAAGTGGACAAGCTGATCGTCGGCCTGGCTTATACGATGCAGCGCCTGACAGTCGACCATCTGCATGTAGTCGGCGATATTTACGACCGGGGGCCGGATCCGCATAAGATCATGGATACGCTCATCGACTACCACTCACTCGACATTCAATGGGGGAACCATGACGTGTTGTGGATCGGCGCCTATTCCGGCTCCAAAGTCTGCCTCGCGAACATCATCCGCATTTGTGCGCGCTATAATAACCTGGACATCATCGAGGATGTGTACGGCATCAATCTGCGCCCGCTGTTGAATTTGGCGGAGAAGTATTACGAAGACAACCCTGCGTTCCACCCAAAACGTATTTCGGGAGAGCATTTGACGGAGCAGGAACAGCTGCAGATCACGAAGATCCACCAGGCGATCTCGATCATCCAGTTCAAATTGGAAAGCCCGATCATCAAGCGGCGTTCCTGCTTCGCGATGGAAGACCGCCTGCTCTTGGAAAAAGTCGATTACGATCGAAATGAAGTGACGATCCACGGCAAAACCTATCCGCTGGAAAATACCTGCTTCTCCACGATCGATCCCGAACAGCCCGACCGCTTGCTCGACGAAGAGCAGCAGGTCATCGATAAATTGCTGTTCTCCATCCAGCATTCCGAGAAGCTGTCGCGCCATATGAACTTCCTCATGAAAAAAGGGAAGCTGTATCTTCAATATAACGGCAATTTGCTGATCCACGGCTGCATCCCGCTCGAAGAGAATGGCGACATGAAGCAAATGGAGATCGAAGGCAAAAGCTATGCGGGGCGCGAGCTTCTCGATGTCTTCGAAGAGTATACCCGCTATGCATTCGCGCACCCGGAAGAGACCGATGATTTCGCGACCGACATGGTGTGGTACCAATGGACAGGCGAAAATTCCTCGCTGTTCGGCAAACGGGAAATGACGACCTTCGAACGCTATTTTATCAAAGACAAAGAAACGCATAAAGAACGGAAAAACCCGTATTACCATTTGCGTGAAGATGAAGATATGTGCCGCAAGATGCTTGCGGAATTCGATTTGGATCCCGACCACGGGCGCATCATCAACGGGCATACGCCGGTCAAGGAACGGGACGGGGAAGACCCGATCAAGGCAAACGGCAAAATGATTGTCATCGACGGCGGGTTTTCAAAGGCCTATCAATCGACGACAGGCATCGCGGGCTACACGCTTCTGTATAATTCCTACGGCATGCAGCTCGTTGCCCACCAGCGCTTCAATTCCAAGGAAGAGGTACTGCAAAACGGCACCGACGTCTTATCGATCAAGCGATTGGTCGACGAGGAACTTGAACGCAAAAAAGTGCGGGAGACGAATATCGGGCAAGAGCTCCTGCAGGAAATCGCCAATTTGAACAGCCTGAGAAAGCATCGGTATATGCATTGA
- a CDS encoding amidase codes for MLKKAAMLMFAMSLMLAFSQAENVQASGDAPDTRATWLWNPWMFVEDEAAVLSFLEQKNVNKVYIQIDRDVPKNTYRSFVTQAHARGIAVFALDGAPSWVAPKGYTNQNRLMDWLGNYQSGSTDPARFDGIHLDVEPYLYSGWNSKRAATVKSYQSLLQRAAASSLQLNLPLEADMPFWFDEIPYQNTFGSGLLAEWVIANTDGVTLMAYRDSAPMIIDIVKNEIAMAEKYGKQVVVGVETGITDEGSTITFAEEGEAFMNGQLDKVAAHYSAYPSYEGIAIHHVGSWMTLKP; via the coding sequence ATGTTGAAGAAAGCGGCGATGTTGATGTTCGCGATGTCTCTTATGCTGGCGTTCAGCCAGGCAGAAAATGTACAGGCAAGCGGCGATGCGCCTGATACCCGCGCCACTTGGCTGTGGAACCCATGGATGTTCGTGGAAGATGAAGCAGCTGTGCTGTCTTTTCTCGAGCAAAAAAACGTCAATAAAGTCTATATCCAGATCGATCGCGATGTCCCCAAAAATACGTATCGCAGCTTTGTCACGCAAGCGCATGCACGCGGCATAGCCGTATTTGCACTTGACGGAGCGCCGTCCTGGGTTGCGCCAAAAGGCTATACGAACCAGAACAGGTTGATGGACTGGCTCGGCAATTACCAAAGCGGCTCGACGGATCCGGCACGCTTTGACGGCATCCACTTGGATGTGGAGCCTTATTTATACAGCGGCTGGAATTCGAAACGCGCCGCTACCGTGAAATCCTATCAATCGCTTTTGCAGCGGGCCGCGGCGAGCTCTTTGCAGCTGAACTTGCCGCTTGAAGCCGATATGCCATTCTGGTTCGACGAGATTCCTTATCAAAATACATTCGGCAGCGGGTTATTGGCGGAATGGGTGATCGCCAATACAGACGGGGTAACCTTGATGGCTTACCGGGATTCCGCGCCGATGATCATCGACATCGTCAAAAACGAGATCGCCATGGCCGAAAAATATGGCAAACAGGTCGTAGTGGGCGTAGAGACAGGCATCACCGACGAAGGCAGCACCATCACGTTTGCCGAAGAAGGCGAAGCGTTCATGAATGGGCAGCTGGACAAAGTTGCCGCTCATTATTCGGCGTATCCTTCTTATGAAGGAATTGCCATCCATCATGTCGGCAGCTGGATGACGCTCAAGCCATGA